In Brassica rapa cultivar Chiifu-401-42 chromosome A06, CAAS_Brap_v3.01, whole genome shotgun sequence, a single window of DNA contains:
- the LOC103827790 gene encoding myb family transcription factor PHL11 → MERVNLGGLGYENGGVMMTRDPKPRLRWTADLHDRFVDAVAKLGGADKATPKSVLKLMGLKGLTLYHLKSHLQKYRLGQQQAKKQNRTEQNKENAGSSYVHFDNCSQGGISNESRFDNHLRQSGNVPFADTLRHQVDAQQRFQEQLEVQKKLQMRMEAQGKYLLTLLEKAQKSMPCGGNGAETDKGQFSDFNLALSGLVGNDHKSNKAGLITNISHVNGDLTDNFRLCGERDTGETEDACVKPESGFVHFDLNSKDGYDLLNSGKYGIEMKPNVIADRHQ, encoded by the exons GGACCGCCGATCTCCACGATCGCTTCGTCGACGCCGTCGCAAAACTTGGTGGCGCAGACA AAGCAACTCCTAAGTCGGTTCTGAAGCTGATGGGATTAAAAGGCTTAACATTGTACCATCTCAAAAGTCATTTACAG AAGTATAGACTTGGTCAACAGCAAGCGAAAAAACAAAATCGAACAGAACAAAACAAGGAAAATGCTG GAAGTTCATATGTGCATTTTGATAATTGTTCTCAAGGAGGAATCTCGAATGAATCAAGATTTGATAACCATCTTAG ACAAAGTGGGAATGTACCTTTTGCTGACACGTTGAGACATCAAGTCGATGCGCAACAGCGGTTTCAAGAACAGCTCGAG GTGCAGAAAAAGTTGCAGATGAGAATGGAGGCACAAGGAAAATATTTGTTGACTTTACTCGAGAAAGCACAGAAGAGCATGCCTTGTGGTGGTAATGGAGCAGAGACAGACAAGGGTCAATTCTCAGACTTCAATCTCGCACTTTCAGGACTTGTAGGAAATGATCACAAGAGCAATAAGGCGGGTTTGATTACCAATATCTCACACGTTAATGGTGATTTGACCGATAATTTTCGGTTATGTGGAGAAAGAGATACAGGAGAAACCGAAGATGCATGTGTTAAACCGGAATCCGGGTTTGTTCATTTTGATTTGAACTCCAAAGATGGGTATGATCTCTTGAATTCTGGGAAGTATGGGATTGAAATGAAGCCAAATGTGATTGCAGATAGACATCAATAA
- the LOC103827791 gene encoding uncharacterized protein LOC103827791: protein MGDMFPPRLKKFWDKWNIRGVIMLSLFLQTILIFFAPSRKRTAKKLFLVLIWSAYLLADWAADYAVGQISDSQEEAADKHDKTRELLAFWSPFLLLHLGGPDTITALALEDNELWNRHLFSLVCQAVATVYVILLSTPNRLLTPTVIMLFGGVIKYVERTSALFSASLDKFKDSMLEDPDPGANYAKLMEEYANKRDMNMPTEVIVVEDPEKGRECITPVRPKDDLTNLQVVQYAFKYFNIFKGLIVDLIFTNKQRDESRKFFDSLKPEEALRIIEVELSLIYESLFTKAEILHNWTGAVFRVIALACLVSSLCLFSLKNEAEYEGFDVALTYALLICGIALDSIALLMFCVSDWSIARLRNLKEDLDEKDPWAWVDRVLNWILGFRTLRWKRSICFMDGHEVLDRNFMFRRWSEYVHAYNLIGYCLKIRPKRFHPTKGMIHSFIPCSGTRQFCSLIHRTLSNLSKCNCIILPVTLLRHQLGRLIRSVLEFFGLTELVEEIRFTTSDRLTRELWEFIFKQVQHKHRFAEDPESAKSISSARGDWTLVETSSKTAEGGPDHAKLLRYVTEKDYDQSILMWHIATELLYQSPEEKEGITKKEEYTNREFSKILSDYMMYLLIMQPALMSAVSGIAKIRFLDTCAEANEFFERRHINKTRQDEKENLVKEASRAILSVKTYVEPMDVKGDRSKSVLFDGSVLAQELMKLQKGRENMWEVVSKVWVELLCFAATHCDSQEHASQLSKGGELINFVWLLMAHFGLGDQFQINRDDARAKLIVAK from the coding sequence ATGGGTGATATGTTTCCACCACGTTTGAAGAAGTTTTGGGACAAATGGAACATTCGTGGAGTCATAATGCTCAGTCTATTCCTCCAAACAATCCTTATCTTCTTTGCACCGAGCCGGAAACGCACAGCAAAGAAGCTCTTCCTCGTGCTCATATGGTCAGCTTATCTTCTTGCTGATTGGGCGGCCGATTACGCAGTGGGACAAATCTCAGACAGTCAAGAAGAAGCTGCTGACAAACATGACAAGACCCGTGAGCTGTTAGCTTTCTGGTCACCTTTCCTTCTCTTGCACCTTGGAGGTCCAGACACCATTACAGCACTTGCCCTGGAGGATAATGAGCTTTGGAACAGACACTTGTTCAGCCTTGTCTGCCAAGCGGTCGCTACTGTCTACGTGATCTTGTTGTCCACACCCAACAGGCTTCTGACTCCGACGGTTATCATGCTTTTCGGCGGAGTGATCAAGTATGTCGAGAGAACATCAGCCTTGTTCTCAGCGAGTCTTGACAAGTTCAAGGACTCTATGCTCGAGGATCCTGACCCTGGTGCTAACTACGCGAAGCTCATGGAGGAATATGCTAATAAAAGGGATATGAATATGCCAACCGAGGTCATTGTCGTGGAGGATCCAGAGAAAGGGCGTGAATGCATTACTCCGGTTAGACCCAAGGATGATCTCACCAACCTTCAAGTCGTTCAGTATGCTTTCAAGTACTTTAATATCTTCAAAGGTCTTATTGTTGATCTTATCTTCACTAACAAGCAACGCGACGAGAGCAGGAAGTTCTTCGACTCTCTGAAACCAGAAGAAGCTCTAAGAATCATCGAAGTCGAGCTCAGCCTCATCTACGAAAGCCTCTTCACAAAAGCGGAGATTCTTCATAACTGGACCGGAGCTGTGTTCCGGGTTATAGCTCTAGCGTGTCTTGTCTCCTCACTCTGTCTCTTCAGTCTTAAAAACGAAGCTGAGTACGAAGGATTCGATGTTGCTCTTACTTACGCGCTGCTCATATGTGGAATAGCTCTTGATTCCATCGCTCTTCTCATGTTCTGTGTCTCTGACTGGAGCATCGCTAGACTGAGGAATCTCAAGGAGGACCTGGACGAGAAAGACCCTTGGGCTTGGGTGGACAGAGTTCTCAACTGGATCCTCGGCTTCAGGACGCTGAGGTGGAAAAGATCCATATGTTTCATGGATGGACATGAAGTTCTCGACAGGAACTTTATGTTTCGCAGATGGTCTGAGTATGTTCATGCGTACAACTTGATCGGTTACTGCTTGAAGATACGTCCCAAGAGATTCCATCCTACCAAGGGTATGATACACAGTTTCATCCCATGCTCCGGAACTCGCCAGTTTTGTAGCTTGATCCACCGTACTCTAAGCAACTTGAGCAAGTGTAACTGCATCATCCTTCCAGTTACTTTACTTCGTCACCAGCTTGGACGTTTGATCAGGTCCGTCCTAGAGTTTTTCGGTCTCACCGAGTTGGTTGAGGAGATAAGATTCACAACCAGTGATCGTCTCACGAGAGAGCTGTGGGAGTTCATATTCAAACAGGTGCAACACAAACATCGTTTTGCTGAAGATCCAGAGAGTGCCAAGAGTATATCTTCAGCTAGAGGAGACTGGACTTTAGTTGAAACATCAAGCAAAACGGCAGAAGGAGGACCAGACCATGCGAAGCTTCTGAGATATGTGACGGAAAAGGATTACGACCAGAGCATTCTCATGTGGCACATCGCTACAGAACTTTTGTACCAAAGCCCTGAAGAAAAAGAAGGCATCACAAAGAAGGAAGAATACACTAACCGAGAGTTCAGCAAAATCCTATCTGACTACATGATGTACCTCCTTATCATGCAGCCTGCGCTTATGTCAGCTGTGTCCGGAATCGCAAAGATACGTTTCCTTGACACATGCGCAGAGGCAAACGAGTTTTTCGAGAGGAGGCATATCAATAAAACAAGGCAGGATGAGAAAGAGAACCTGGTGAAAGAAGCTAGCCGAGCTATTCTCTCTGTCAAAACATATGTTGAGCCTATGGATGTGAAAGGAGACCGAAGCAAATCTGTGCTGTTTGATGGAAGCGTGCTTGCACAGGAGCTGATGAAGTTACAAAAGGGAAGAGAGAACATGTGGGAGGTAGTGAGCAAAGTGTGGGTTGAGTTGCTTTGCTTTGCAGCAACTCATTGTGACTCTCAAGAACATGCCTCTCAGCTCAGCAAAGGTGGTGAGCTTATTAACTTCGTCTGGTTGTTAATGGCTCATTTTGGACTCGGAGACCAGTTCCAAATCAATAGGGATGATGCTAGAGCCAAACTGATCGTGGCCAAGTGA
- the LOC103827792 gene encoding uncharacterized protein LOC103827792: MRVIPPAVKEILDKWNIRGLVILSLVFQTSLIFLAPLRKRTSKKLLAMILWTAYLLADWTANYAVAQITKNQGKEPKPDDPPKNKKLLALWAPFLLLHLGGPDTITALALEDNALWARHLFGLVSQALAGVYAVVQSMDNPLWPPIALLFITAVIKYTERTRALYTASLDKFKDQMRKPADTGPNYAKLMEEYDSRKDSNLPTDIVLIDEPDKHDRPPTLKPGPDPLTHLEIVQYGFRFFNTFKGLVVDLIFSFRERDESRDFFKELAPEDALRIIESELGFLYESMYTKTAILHTHKGTVFRVIAFGSLLASFLVFHFRPEKSVDFHGADVVITYTLFIVGIALELSSLAMFLLSDWMFAVSSKLNDDQVKDKSCIDSFLNCLLAFRKPQWTPMDACKTMHACKGNRTREVLTTPFLLRRWSGVIYGFNFIGYCLKAKVSRINRRSEFVWEFVVSMFDYVIRRFQTLSGWIKDLESSVRTFIRRWSKKNHMIYCTVYPLYLVFFSVIPWAFSKLWGYVDRIFSVKSHIDQIRFVSSEPLTRNQWEFIFSELKQKSEFAETPERAKKVSSARGEWALHDSKLKEVERLMRYVANVDYDQSLLLWHIATELCFQDEKDEEVENRSGESCDDREFSKIISDYMMYLLIMQPKLMSEVAGIGTIRFRDTLDEAKRFFKGRHFKNLRDMKRGSKMILEVSNDIEPMHVKGDRSKSVLFDASMLAKELKRLDESSSSSSASHGDGKWRVLSKVWVELLSYAASHCKATEQVAQLSRGGELLNFVWLLMAHFGLADQFQINKGDARAKLVVGE, encoded by the exons ATGCGAGTGATACCACCAGCAGTCAAAGAGATCTTAGACAAATGGAACATCAGGGGACTTGTAATATTGTCTCTGGTCTTCCAAACGTCTCTTATCTTCCTTGCACCGCTACGAAAACGTACATCGAAGAAGCTGCTCGCTATGATTCTATGGACAGCGTATCTTTTAGCGGATTGGACAGCTAATTATGCGGTGGCTCAGATCACGAAGAACCAAGGAAAGGAACCAAAACCCGATGATCCTCCGAAGAACAAGAAGCTTCTTGCTCTGTGGGCACCGTTCTTGTTGTTGCATCTTGGTGGTCCGGACACGATAACTGCGTTGGCCCTAGAGGATAATGCCTTATGGGCACGTCATTTGTTTGGCCTCGTATCTCAAGCACTTGCTG GTGTTTATGCGGTGGTGCAATCAATGGATAACCCTTTATGGCCACCAATAGCGTTACTATTCATCACCGCAGTGATAAAATACACGGAGAGGACACGTGCATTATACACAGCGAGTTTAGACAAGTTCAAAGACCAAATGCGTAAACCAGCAGACACTGGTCCTAACTACGCTAAGCTCATGGAAGAATACGATTCAAGAAAAGACTCCAACCTCCCAACGGACATCGTCCTCATCGACGAACCAGACAAGCACGATAGACCCCCGACACTTAAACCGGGACCAGATCCCTTAACCCATCTCGAAATCGTGCAGTACGGTTTCAGATTCTTCAACACTTTTAAAGGACTCGTTGTTGACCTAATTTTCAGCTTCCGTGAGCGAGACGAAAGCAGAGACTTCTTCAAAGAGTTGGCTCCCGAGGACGCTCTTAGGATAATTGAATCCGAGCTAGGGTTTCTATACGAGTCCATGTATACCAAAACCGCGATTCTTCATACGCATAAGGGTACGGTGTTTCGCGTTATCGCGTTTGGATCGCTTCTTGCTTCCTTCCTTGTCTTCCATTTTAGACCTGAAAAATCAGTGGATTTCCACGGAGCGGACGTTGTGATTACTTACACTTTGTTCATCGTCGGTATCGCTCTTGAACTCTCCTCGCTTGCCATGTTCTTGCTCTCTGATTGGATGTTCGCGGTATCGAGCAAGCTTAATGATGATCAAGTGAAAGACAAGAGTTGTATCGACTCTTTTCTCAACTGTTTACTCGCGTTTAGGAAGCCGCAGTGGACGCCGATGGATGCATGCAAGACGATGCATGCATGCAAAGGAAACCGTACGCGCGAAGTGCTTACGACGCCGTTTTTGTTGCGGAGATGGTCAGGTGTGATCTACGGTTTCAACTTCATCGGATATTGTCTGAAAGCTAAAGTCTCAAGAATCAACCGGAGGAGCGAGTTTGTGTGGGAGTTTGTGGTGTCCATGTTCGATTACGTAATCAGAAGATTCCAGACCTTGTCTGGATGGATCAAGGATCTTGAGAGTTCAGTCAGAACCTTCATCAGGAGATGGTCAAAGAAGAACCATATGATTTATTGCACTGTTTATCCGTTGTACCTCGTGTTCTTCTCGGTGATTCCTTGGGCGTTCAGTAAGCTTTGGGGTTACGTTGATCGAATCTTCAGTGTTAAATCTCATATAGACCAGATCAGATTCGTATCGAGCGAGCCATTGACGAGGAATCAATGGGAGTTTATATTCAGTGAGCTGAAACAAAAGTCCGAGTTCGCGGAAACACCTGAACGTGCAAAGAAAGTGTCTTCGGCGAGAGGGGAATGGGCTTTACATGATAGCAAGTTGAAGGAGGTTGAGAGGTTGATGCGTTATGTAGCGAATGTTGATTACGATCAAAGTCTTCTCCTTTGGCATATTGCTACTGAGCTATGTTTTCAAGACGAAAAAGATGAGGAGGTGGAGAATAGGAGTGGAGAGAGTTGCGATGACCGCGAGTTCAGCAAGATTATTTCGGATTACATGATGTATCTGTTGATAATGCAACCTAAGTTAATGTCGGAAGTTGCTGGAATCGGAACTATAAGATTTAGAGACACTTTAGATGAAGCTAAGAGGTTTTTCAAAGGAAGACATTTCAAGAACCTGAGAGATATGAAACGAGGGAGCAAGATGATTTTAGAGGTTAGTAACGATATTGAGCCGATGCATGTGAAGGGAGACCGAAGTAAATCGGTTCTTTTCGATGCGAGTATGTTGGCAAAAGAGCTTAAGAGACTGGACgagagtagtagtagtagtagtgcTAGTCATGGAGATGGGAAATGGAGGGTGTTGAGCAAAGTGTGGGTTGAGTTGCTATCTTACGCAGCAAGTCACTGTAAAGCTACAGAGCAGGTGGCGCAACTTAGCAGAGGTGGAGAGCTTCTTAACTTTGTTTGGTTGTTGATGGCTCACTTCGGTTTAGCTGATCAGTTTCAGATCAATAAAGGAGATGCTAGAGCTAAACTCGTTGTAGGCGAGTGA